The following are from one region of the Simiduia agarivorans SA1 = DSM 21679 genome:
- the guaA gene encoding glutamine-hydrolyzing GMP synthase: MSQDIHAQRILILDFGSQYTQLIARRIREIGVYSEIRAFDVSAEEIRDFDPKGIILSGGPESVTEGASPRANDLVFNLGIPVLGICYGMQTMAEQLGGKVSTSDLREFGYAQVKVHGTSALLHDIKDHVAADGASLLDVWMSHGDKVTAMPKGFELMASTESCPIAGMYCEEKDFYGVQFHPEVTHTLQGKRLFEHFVLELCGCKALWTPANIVEDAIARVREQVGSDQVLLGLSGGVDSSVVAALLHRAIGDQLTCVFVDNGLLRKNEGDQVMDMFAKNMGVKVIRADAEDLFLGRLKGINDPEQKRKIIGNTFIDVFDAEATKLKGIKWLAQGTIYPDVIESAASKTGKAHVIKSHHNVGGLPEDMQFELVEPLRELFKDEVRKIGLELGLPYDMVYRHPFPGPGLGVRILGEVKKEYADILREADAIFLEELHKADWYHKTSQAFAVFLPVKSVGVVGDGRRYEWVVSLRAVETIDFMTARWAHLPYELLETVSNRIINEISGVSRVAYDVSSKPPATIEWE, encoded by the coding sequence ATGAGCCAGGACATTCACGCCCAACGCATCTTGATCCTCGATTTCGGATCCCAATACACCCAGCTGATTGCCCGTCGTATCCGCGAAATTGGTGTTTACTCCGAAATCCGCGCGTTTGATGTTTCCGCCGAAGAAATCCGCGACTTTGACCCCAAGGGCATTATCCTGTCCGGCGGTCCTGAGTCAGTGACCGAAGGCGCCTCGCCCCGAGCCAATGATCTGGTATTCAACCTGGGCATTCCGGTACTGGGTATTTGCTACGGCATGCAAACCATGGCCGAGCAGTTAGGTGGTAAGGTATCCACCAGTGACCTGCGCGAATTCGGTTACGCGCAGGTAAAAGTGCACGGTACCAGCGCCTTGTTGCACGACATCAAAGACCATGTGGCCGCCGATGGCGCGAGCCTGTTGGATGTGTGGATGAGCCACGGTGACAAGGTCACTGCCATGCCTAAGGGCTTTGAGCTGATGGCCTCCACCGAGTCTTGCCCCATTGCCGGCATGTACTGCGAAGAAAAAGATTTTTACGGCGTACAGTTCCACCCGGAAGTGACCCATACACTGCAAGGCAAGCGCTTGTTCGAACACTTCGTGCTGGAACTGTGTGGCTGTAAAGCCCTGTGGACCCCCGCCAACATTGTGGAAGACGCCATCGCGCGCGTGCGCGAGCAGGTGGGTAGCGATCAGGTATTACTGGGCCTTTCCGGCGGCGTGGATTCCTCTGTGGTCGCCGCACTGCTGCATCGCGCCATTGGCGATCAGCTGACCTGTGTGTTCGTGGATAACGGCCTGTTGCGCAAGAACGAAGGCGACCAGGTCATGGATATGTTCGCCAAGAACATGGGCGTGAAAGTCATTCGCGCCGATGCCGAAGACCTGTTCCTGGGTCGTTTGAAAGGCATTAATGACCCGGAGCAAAAACGTAAAATTATCGGCAACACGTTTATAGATGTGTTCGATGCAGAAGCCACCAAGCTCAAAGGTATCAAGTGGTTGGCACAGGGCACCATCTACCCGGACGTGATCGAATCCGCCGCCAGCAAAACCGGCAAGGCGCATGTGATTAAATCTCACCACAATGTGGGTGGCCTGCCGGAAGACATGCAGTTTGAACTGGTGGAGCCACTGCGCGAACTGTTCAAAGACGAGGTGCGTAAAATCGGTTTGGAGCTGGGCCTGCCCTACGACATGGTCTACCGCCATCCTTTCCCGGGCCCGGGGCTGGGCGTGCGCATTCTTGGCGAAGTGAAAAAGGAATACGCCGATATTCTGCGCGAGGCCGATGCCATTTTCCTGGAAGAGCTGCACAAGGCCGACTGGTACCACAAAACCTCCCAGGCCTTTGCGGTATTCCTGCCCGTTAAATCTGTCGGTGTGGTAGGCGATGGTCGTCGCTACGAGTGGGTAGTATCGCTGCGCGCCGTTGAAACCATCGATTTCATGACCGCGCGTTGGGCACACTTGCCGTACGAGCTGCTGGAAACCGTTTCCAACCGGATTATCAATGAAATTTCCGGCGTGTCGCGCGTGGCTTACGATGTATCGAGCAAGCCGCCGGCCACAATCGAGTGGGAATGA
- a CDS encoding amidohydrolase family protein, protein MNKWLRRTAIFLGVMIPLSGLIAYLVVDNALARMYGETTPLAKPQLGAESPDKYLLTNVQVLSADGRGFESDLSVLIADGTIESIGHAQTFGNSIPRVDGGGQYLVPGLTDSHVHLWRSRNDLLLYLANGVTQVREMHAQPHHLNWRETLSAGALGPDLYLVAAQLATYPFWEGLWRTFTTERQVVGSRSATRARIPALIAQGYDAIKASSFLSREHYLTASDAISDSQIPLVGHLPLEANLADLWSSNQRELAHVEELVKALAREIGGYTGAKQNEFLAHVRARRQAVAKQLRARDIAVTTTIALVHSFAGQKLDLQSALAQVEFNYVNPGVARGQAMGWLPGVNPYQVPASRKVGDWQRRYADYWDTYAKAHVLMLEALYAEGVMLLAGTDASVPVMVPGFSMHSELLALQAAGLSPTDVLAAATRSPGHWMNWNTGKIAVGYRANLILLRDNPLEDIAATASLESVIIRGRFLTRQDLDALLLAVEHANRAAD, encoded by the coding sequence ATGAATAAATGGCTTCGCCGTACGGCTATCTTCCTGGGTGTGATGATCCCCCTGAGCGGTTTAATCGCCTATCTCGTTGTGGATAATGCGTTGGCCAGAATGTATGGCGAAACGACGCCCCTGGCAAAACCCCAGCTTGGCGCAGAATCGCCAGACAAATATCTGCTGACCAATGTCCAGGTTTTATCCGCGGACGGTCGCGGTTTTGAATCAGATCTGTCGGTATTAATCGCTGACGGCACGATTGAATCCATTGGTCATGCCCAGACGTTCGGGAACTCAATACCGAGAGTCGATGGTGGTGGTCAGTATCTGGTGCCCGGGTTGACCGATTCCCACGTTCATCTGTGGCGTAGCCGCAATGATCTTCTGCTGTACCTCGCCAACGGGGTCACCCAGGTGCGTGAAATGCATGCGCAGCCGCACCACTTGAATTGGCGCGAAACACTGTCGGCCGGCGCATTGGGTCCGGATTTGTACCTGGTAGCAGCGCAGCTAGCCACTTACCCCTTCTGGGAAGGTTTGTGGCGGACTTTTACTACAGAACGTCAGGTGGTCGGCAGTCGCAGTGCTACCCGGGCTCGGATCCCCGCGTTGATTGCGCAAGGCTATGATGCTATCAAGGCCAGTAGTTTTTTAAGTCGTGAGCATTATCTGACCGCAAGTGATGCCATCAGCGACAGTCAGATTCCATTGGTCGGTCATTTGCCGCTTGAAGCCAATCTGGCGGATTTGTGGTCCTCCAATCAGCGCGAACTGGCCCATGTGGAAGAGTTGGTAAAGGCATTGGCCCGGGAAATCGGCGGCTACACCGGGGCCAAACAGAATGAATTTCTGGCGCATGTGCGAGCCCGGCGGCAGGCAGTCGCCAAACAGTTGCGTGCTCGCGACATCGCCGTGACGACCACCATTGCCTTGGTGCACAGTTTTGCAGGTCAAAAACTGGATCTCCAGTCGGCATTGGCGCAAGTCGAGTTCAACTATGTAAACCCGGGTGTGGCACGAGGGCAGGCCATGGGCTGGCTTCCGGGCGTCAATCCTTATCAGGTACCGGCTTCACGTAAAGTGGGCGATTGGCAACGCCGTTACGCTGACTATTGGGATACCTATGCCAAAGCCCATGTGTTGATGCTGGAAGCGCTGTATGCAGAAGGTGTTATGTTGCTGGCAGGGACTGATGCCAGCGTGCCGGTGATGGTGCCCGGTTTTTCTATGCATTCCGAGCTGCTTGCCCTGCAGGCAGCGGGCCTGTCACCCACCGACGTGCTGGCGGCTGCCACGCGCTCACCAGGCCATTGGATGAACTGGAACACCGGCAAAATAGCCGTCGGGTACAGGGCAAACCTTATCCTGCTGCGGGATAATCCGCTCGAGGACATTGCCGCTACCGCAAGTCTGGAGTCAGTGATTATCCGAGGGCGTTTTCTCACGCGGCAAGATCTGGACGCGTTGCTGTTGGCGGTAGAGCACGCCAACAGGGCGGCGGACTGA
- a CDS encoding Na(+)/H(+) antiporter subunit D, translating to MSEFPPFLIFFVAAALVALVRGLPRQLILLATPLVAGFYLWQVIDAGSTVSYTLMNFELVVLRADKLSLLFGYLFCIASVFAGIFALHVTDTKQHVAGLMYAGSALGAVFAGDLITLFIFWEFLAISSVFLIWARGTERALKAGVRYLVYQVLSGVLLLAGALAYYHQAGSLAFDHIGLDAGIAGSLIFIAFGIKCAFPFLHTWLTDGYPEATVTGTVFLSAFTTKVAVYSLARGFAGEDILIYIGVTMACFPIFYAVIENDLRKVLAYSLINQVGFMVTGIGIGTALALNGAVAHAFSDVIFKGLLFMSMGAVLYRVGNINGSDLGGLYKSMPKTTMLCIVGALSISAFPLFSGFVSKSMVMTALMMENHGYFWLLMLFASAGVFHHAGIKIPYFAFFHHDSGIRTEEAPRNMLVAMSIAAALCIFIGTQPQYLYALLPWAMDYWPYDVTHVLAQTQLLFFSALAFVWLNKRGMYPPELRSVNIDAEWFYRKLIPGGAHWTLSVLSRAKMAAQTTFSAIKSGAQSEFNKTPLAKYYLSESWPTGSMVFWISAILAVFLVLDLSGIGR from the coding sequence ATGAGTGAGTTCCCACCCTTCCTGATCTTTTTTGTGGCTGCCGCCCTGGTGGCGTTGGTGCGCGGCCTGCCGAGGCAACTGATTCTGTTGGCAACGCCCTTGGTGGCGGGCTTTTATTTATGGCAGGTTATCGACGCCGGCAGCACTGTCTCCTACACCTTGATGAATTTCGAACTGGTGGTGCTCCGGGCCGATAAACTCAGTCTGTTATTCGGCTACCTGTTCTGCATCGCCAGTGTGTTTGCCGGTATTTTTGCGTTGCATGTCACCGACACCAAACAGCACGTTGCCGGCCTCATGTACGCGGGCAGCGCACTCGGTGCCGTATTCGCCGGCGATCTGATCACCCTGTTCATATTCTGGGAATTCCTGGCGATCAGTTCCGTGTTCCTGATCTGGGCACGCGGCACCGAGCGGGCGTTAAAAGCCGGTGTCCGCTACCTGGTGTATCAGGTGCTTTCCGGCGTTTTACTGCTGGCAGGCGCGCTCGCCTATTACCATCAGGCAGGCTCGCTGGCGTTCGATCACATTGGCCTCGACGCCGGTATCGCCGGCAGCTTGATCTTCATCGCCTTCGGCATCAAATGCGCCTTTCCGTTTCTGCACACCTGGCTTACCGATGGCTATCCGGAGGCCACCGTTACCGGCACCGTTTTCCTGTCGGCCTTCACCACCAAGGTGGCCGTTTACAGTCTCGCGCGCGGATTTGCCGGTGAAGACATACTGATCTACATCGGCGTGACCATGGCCTGTTTCCCGATTTTTTACGCGGTGATCGAAAACGATTTGCGCAAGGTCCTGGCTTACAGCCTGATCAACCAGGTGGGCTTTATGGTCACCGGCATCGGTATCGGCACCGCGCTGGCGCTGAACGGCGCAGTAGCTCATGCGTTCAGCGACGTGATCTTCAAAGGCCTGCTGTTCATGAGCATGGGCGCGGTACTCTACCGGGTGGGCAATATCAATGGCTCGGATCTGGGCGGGCTGTACAAGTCCATGCCCAAAACCACGATGCTGTGCATCGTGGGCGCCCTGTCGATTTCGGCCTTCCCGCTGTTCAGCGGTTTTGTCAGCAAATCCATGGTGATGACCGCGCTGATGATGGAAAACCACGGTTACTTCTGGCTCCTGATGTTGTTCGCCTCCGCTGGCGTCTTCCATCACGCCGGCATCAAGATCCCCTACTTCGCCTTCTTCCATCACGACTCGGGCATCCGCACCGAAGAGGCGCCACGCAATATGCTGGTGGCCATGAGCATTGCCGCCGCGCTGTGTATTTTTATTGGCACCCAGCCGCAATACCTCTACGCACTGCTGCCCTGGGCCATGGATTACTGGCCTTACGATGTCACCCACGTGTTGGCGCAAACCCAGCTGCTGTTCTTCTCGGCGCTGGCCTTCGTTTGGTTGAACAAACGCGGCATGTATCCGCCAGAATTGCGCTCGGTCAACATCGATGCGGAATGGTTCTATCGCAAGCTGATTCCTGGCGGGGCACATTGGACTTTGTCGGTACTCAGCCGGGCAAAAATGGCCGCACAAACAACCTTCTCAGCCATTAAATCCGGCGCGCAATCCGAATTCAACAAGACGCCCCTGGCCAAATACTACCTTTCAGAAAGCTGGCCCACCGGCAGCATGGTGTTCTGGATTTCTGCCATTCTGGCCGTATTTCTGGTATTGGATTTATCCGGTATAGGACGTTAA